In the Larimichthys crocea isolate SSNF chromosome XXI, L_crocea_2.0, whole genome shotgun sequence genome, one interval contains:
- the rassf7a gene encoding ras association domain-containing protein 7 gives MELKVWVDGVVRVVCGLSEETSCQDVVIALAQAIGQTGRYVLIQRLRDTERQLLATEKPLESLAKLGQHGNEVQFFLRRTGPSSSDGPSPKQDRPSPLPLPKHPEPEPSKRSQPKKALTFNLGPSTSPRTKEKLFKRSPRDSPEHRASPSPSSSPVPTHVPSPSPSPPIGPSKEEVFRKVLQQQERLRAFEAQLEALERESHTWERSYPSPCPSPVSDARLQEEMDAMEQAVRRNQAELAHEQYWEEEFQAEVEKERGMRKKLGDLHAKLDDCGRRLHEFSVRSAQLEQEIQRESQAERKASRPEESLDAVKAELQSRDSHGKDLEEQLSETDKALGKAESLLQAKQEELEELNKELRQCNLQQFIQQTGVLPAHTHSRTELQEQLEQLELAHLLQDGYSNGGHSVTLLESPPRPTAKQFLGHPRNLQNPLVSSLNPEVLTSRESSWR, from the exons ATGGAGCTCAAAGTTTGGGTGGACGGAGTGGTGCGGGTTGTATGCGGCCTTTCTGAAGAGACGTCCTGCCAGGATGTAGTCATTGCCCTGGCCCAGGCCATTG GTCAAACAGGTCGTTATGTTCTGATCCAGCGTCTTAGGGATACAGAGAGGCAGCTGTTGGCCACAGAGAAACCTCTGGAGTCCCTGGCTAAGTTAGGCCAACATGGGAATGAAGTTCAATTCTTCTTACGCCGTACTGGCCCTAGCAGCAGCGACGGACCCAGCCCAAAACAAGACAGACCATCTCCCCTCCCACTGCCCAAGCATCCTGAGCCAGAGCCTTCAAAACGCAGCCAGCCTAAGAAAGCACTAACCTTTAACCTGGGGCCATCCACCTCTCCTAGAACCAAAGAGAAACTGTTTAAGAGGTCTCCTCGGGATTCTCCAGAGCACAGAgcctccccctccccttcttCAAGTCCAGTACCCACTCATGTGccatctccctctccctcaccaCCTATAGGACCATCCAAAGAGGAGGTCTTTAGGAAGGTTCTTCAGCAACAGGAGAGACTGAGGGCTTTTGAGGCCCAACTAGAAGCCTTAGAGAGGGAGTCACATACCTGGGAGCGTTCCTACCCATCTCCATGTCCTTCACCAGTCTCTGACGCTCGCTTGCAGGAAGAGATGGACGCTATGGAGCAAGCGGTGCGGAGGAACCAAGCTGAGCTTGCCCATGAGCAATACTGGGAGGAGGAATTTCAGgcagaggtggagaaggagcgAGGAATGAGGAAAAAGCTTGGGGATCTCCATGCCAAGCTAGACGACTGTGGACGGCGGCTTCACGAGTTCTCTGTTCGCTCTGCTCAGCTGGAGCAAGAGATCCAGCGGGAAAGTCAGGCAGAAAGGAAAGCCAGCAGACCAGAGGAGTCCCTCGATGCTGTGAAGGCAGAGCTCCAGAGCCGGGACAGTCACGGGAAAGACCTGGAGGAGCAGCTATCTGAGACTGACAAGGCTCTGGGGAAGGCAGAGTCTCTGCTGCAG GCCaaacaggaggagctggaggagttGAATAAGGAGCTGAGGCAGTGCAACCTGCAGCAGTTCATTCAACAAACAGGTGTcctgccagcacacacacactcacgcacagaGCTTCAGGAGCAGTTGGAGCAGTTAGAGTTGGCACATCTCCTGCAGGATGGATATAGTAATGGAG gCCACAGTGTAACTCTATTGGAATCACCGCCTCGCCCGACTGCCAAACAGTTCCTGGGACATCCACGCAACCTGCAAAACCCTCTAGTGTCCAGTCTCAACCCtgagg TCCTGACATCCAGAGAGTCGTCATGGAGATAA